In Populus alba chromosome 9, ASM523922v2, whole genome shotgun sequence, a genomic segment contains:
- the LOC118053716 gene encoding RHOMBOID-like protein 1 — protein MMGRGEAGIDRVEIKVHPRQANTPAGSSPNPSQFQSQSVFKNWVPWLVPLFVVANVAVFIAVMYVNDCPSNSSSCVARSLGRFSFQPLKENPLLGPSSSTLEKMGALDVNRVVHKHQSWRLISCIWLHAGVFHVLANMLSLLFIGIRLEQEFGFLRVGLVYVISGYGGSLLSALFIQTGISVGASGALFGLLGGMLSELITNWTIYANKFAALLTLLCIIAVNLAVGLLPHVDNFAHIGGFLSGFFLGFVFLIRPQFKWINQKTCPPGYIAPPAQSKHQTYQYVLWVISLIVLIIGFTLGLVALFRGVNVNNNCSWCHYLSCVPTSLWSCKLQQVYCQSMELGSQLKLTCLSNGKSNMYDLSNNDSSKVQLLCAQLCS, from the exons atgATGGGGAGAGGGGAAGCAGGGATCGACCGTGTGGAGATAAAGGTGCATCCAAGGCAGGCAAACACCCCGGCAGGCTCATCCCCGAACCCGAGCCAGTTCCAGAGCCAATCTGTTTTCAAGAATTGGGTGCCATGGCTTGTCCCTTTATTTGTGGTGGCTAACGTTGCTGTCTTTATTGCCGTAATGTATGTCAATGATTGCCCCTCCAATTCTAGCTCTTGTGTTGCTCGTTCTTTGGGCAGATTCTCCTTTCAGCCTCTCAAAGAAAATCCCCTTCTTGGCCCCTCCTCTTCCAC TTTGGAGAAAATGGGAGCTTTAGATGTGAACAGAGTGGTGCATAAACACCAGAGTTGGCGCCTCATTTCTTGCATATGGTTACATGCTGGAGTCTTCCATGTGCTTGCCAACATGCTGAGTCTTCTCTTCATTGGAATTCGTCTTGAGCAAGAATTTGGGTTCT TGCGAGTTGGGTTGGTCTATGTCATATCTGGCTACGGCGGGAGTTTGTTGTCGGCTTTGTTTATTCAGACTGGTATCTCTGTTGGTGCGTCTGGTGCACTTTTTGGTTTGCTAGGAGGCATGCTTTCAGAGCTGATTACCAATTGGACCATATATGCAAATAAG TTCGCAGCACTGTTGACTCTCCTTTGCATCATTGCAGTAAACCTAGCAGTTGGACTCCTCCCACATGTGGACAACTTTGCTCATATTGGAGGATTTCTTTCCGggttttttctgggttttgtaTTCTTAATTCGCCCCCAGTTTAAGTGGATTAACCAAAAAACATGTCCTCCAGGATACATTGCACCCCCAGCTCAATCTAAACACCAGACATATCAATATGTACTGTGGGTTATATCTCTGATAGTACTCATCATTGG ATTTACTCTTGGTCTGGTAGCACTGTTTCGAGGAGTTAATGTGAATAATAACTGTTCATGGTGTCATTATTTGAGCTGCGTCCCTACTTCGTTATGGAGCTGCAAATTACAGCAAGTTTATTGTCAG TCGATGGAACTTGGAAGTCAATTGAAGTTGACGTGCTTGAGCAACGGGAAAAGCAACATGTATGATTTGTCTAATAATGACTCTTCCAAAGTTCAGCTGCTGTGCGCTCAACTTTGCAGTTGA
- the LOC118053715 gene encoding telomere repeat-binding protein 5 isoform X1, with amino-acid sequence MVLQKRLDYGFNGYQVPPMPRATRSARRRGSFKKKHEGNQMCAFDLLAIVAGKLLLDKESAPSSSDTSADEDQRAVINSAVKNEWQDEEKSLKVEACNQGSADKNIYVSDLSHVHQQGCSSKESLVTQNDLNLGLASALTKPDCAERSNAERFGNGQSKCEIGTLASKVEGGSSEYIEFGDCKLEAETKRAVKDEPHKSGMVQSSTVANICNLEDPVVLDAKPPALVSSDSSAKVPLCGNHIPNSSYPTNQDDVNVVIRDDDENSSGCTHPITTKKFFRPAPRIGDRRIRKILASKYWKVAPRLKDATVSNSDRDLKPVFRKRQNCYRHQRSERIYPFKKRKHFAYSSPSNSDGGMGCEFVSDSSQKGSNEDASVSCSRMRGGQHTSFLPRDSHVKLRIKSISVPELLIEIPESSTVGSLKRTVMEAVTAILGSGLRVGVLLQGKKVREDNKTLQQTGISRNNKLDALGFCLEPNPSQMPPSLCPGDSPFFLQCDTPQPILRYPHTTGVVHQGICAVPEPHVNNLGNYIESDHDSAPSPTDTSMDKSTNSKALVAVPAMNVEALAVIPAHRKSKRSEMAQRRIRRPFSVTEVEALVQAVEKLGTGRWRDVKLRAFDNAKHRTYVDLKDKWKTLVHTARISPQQRRGEPVPQELLDRVLAAHAYWSQQQAKQQFKHQQAGTCLLI; translated from the exons ATGGTGTTGCAGAAGAGATTAGATTACGGATTCAATGGCTATCAGGTTCCTCCCATGCCCCGAGCTACTAGATCAGCTAGG AGGAGGGGTTCCTTTAAGAAGAAACATGAAGGGAATCAGATGTGTGCATTTGACTTATTAGCCATTGTAGCAGGAAAGTTATTGCTTGATAAAGAAAGTGCTCCCAGTTCTAGTGATACATCAGCGGACGAAGATCAGCGTGCAGTTATTAATAGTGCTGTAAAAAATGAATGGCAGGATgaagaaaaatctttgaaagTAGAAGCTTGCAATCAGGGAAGTGCTGACAAGAACATCTATGTTTCTGATCTATCACACGTTCATCAACAAGGTTGCAGTTCCAAAGAATCTCTGGTCACCCAGAATGACCTCAATTTAGGATTAGCTTCTGCACTAACAAAGCCTGATTGTGCAGAGAGGTCCAATGCTGAGAGGTTTGGGAATGGCCAAAGCAAGTGTGAAATAGGAACTCTTGCCAGCAAAGTAGAGGGAGGTTCCTCTGAGTACATAGAATTTGGTGACTGTAAATTAGAGGCTGAAACTAAAAGAGCAGTGAAAGATGAGCCTCATAAGTCTGGGATGGTGCAAAGTAGCACTGTGGCCAATATATGCAATTTAGAGGACCCCGTGGTCCTGGATGCAAAACCTCCTGCACTAGTCAGTTCAGATAGTAGTGCCAAGGTGCCTCTGTGTGGGAACCATATTCCCAATAGTTCTTATCCCACAAATCAGGATGATGTAAATGTAGTTATTAGAGATGATGACGAAAACTCCTCTGGGTGTACTCACCCTATCACCACAAAAAAGTTCTTTAGGCCAGCACCACGGATTGGGGATCGAAGAATAAGGAAAATTTTGGCTTCTAAATATTGGAAAGTAGCTCCAAGGTTGAAGGATGCTACAGTTTCCAACTCTG ATAGGGATTTGAAGCCTGTTTTCCGCAAGAGGCAGAACTGTTACAGGCATCAAAGGTCTGAAAGGATATATCCTTTCAAAAAGAGGAAGCACTTTGCCTATAGTTCACCATCAAATTCTGATGGAGGAATGGGTTGTGAGTTTGTTTCTGATTCATCTCAAAAGGGCAGCAATGAAGATGCTTCTGTCTCCTGTTCAAGAATGCGTGGAG GTCAACACACTTCATTCCTACCTAGGGATTCTCATG tGAAGCTCAGGATCAAGTCTATCAGTGTGCCAGAGCTTCTAATTGAGATTCCAGAAAGTTCAACTGTTGGTTCATTGAAG AGGACTGTCATGGAGGCTGTGACTGCTATACTTGGTAGTGGATTACGTGTTGGTGTACTTCTTCAAGGAAAGAAGGTTAGGGAGGACAATAAAACTTTACAGCAGACTGGGATTTCTCGCAATAACAAGTTGGATGCTTTGGGTTTTTGCTTGGAGCCTAATCCTTCACAAATGCCCCCTTCTCTGTGCCCTGGAGATTCtcccttttttcttcaatgTGACACACCACAGCCTATACTCAG GTATCCTCACACTACCGGTGTGGTACATCAGGGCATTTGTGCTGTTCCTGAGCCTCATGTGAACAATTTAGGGAATTATATTGAGAGTGACCATGACTCAGCACCCTCTCCTACTGACACTTCAATGGACAAAAGCACTAATTCAAAAGCGCTGGTTGCAGTACCAGCAATGAATGTAGAGGCGCTAGCTGTGATTCCGGCACATCGGAAATCCAAACGATCTGAGATGGCGCAGCGCCGAATTCGTCGACCTTTCTCTGTTACTGAAGTTGAAGCATTGGTTCAAGCAGTTGAGAAACTTGGAACGGGAAG ATGGCGTGATGTTAAACTGCGAGCCTTTGATAATGCAAAGCATCGGACATACGTGGATTTGAAg GATAAATGGAAAACACTGGTGCACACGGCAAGAATATCTCCTCAGCAAAGGAGGGGAGAGCCTGTCCCCCAGGAGCTCTTAGACAGGGTCCTAGCTGCGCATGCTTACTGGTCCCAGCAGCAAGCCAAGCAACAGTTCAAACACCAGCAGGCAGGGACTTGCCTTCTCATCTGA
- the LOC118053715 gene encoding telomere repeat-binding protein 5 isoform X2, with amino-acid sequence MVLQKRLDYGFNGYQVPPMPRATRSARRRGSFKKKHEGNQMCAFDLLAIVAGKLLLDKESAPSSSDTSADEDQRAVINSAVKNEWQDEEKSLKVEACNQGSADKNIYVSDLSHVHQQGCSSKESLVTQNDLNLGLASALTKPDCAERSNAERFGNGQSKCEIGTLASKVEGGSSEYIEFGDCKLEAETKRAVKDEPHKSGMVQSSTVANICNLEDPVVLDAKPPALVSSDSSAKVPLCGNHIPNSSYPTNQDDVNVVIRDDDENSSGCTHPITTKKFFRPAPRIGDRRIRKILASKYWKVAPRLKDATVSNSDRDLKPVFRKRQNCYRHQRSERIYPFKKRKHFAYSSPSNSDGGMGCEFVSDSSQKGSNEDASVSCSRMRGVKLRIKSISVPELLIEIPESSTVGSLKRTVMEAVTAILGSGLRVGVLLQGKKVREDNKTLQQTGISRNNKLDALGFCLEPNPSQMPPSLCPGDSPFFLQCDTPQPILRYPHTTGVVHQGICAVPEPHVNNLGNYIESDHDSAPSPTDTSMDKSTNSKALVAVPAMNVEALAVIPAHRKSKRSEMAQRRIRRPFSVTEVEALVQAVEKLGTGRWRDVKLRAFDNAKHRTYVDLKDKWKTLVHTARISPQQRRGEPVPQELLDRVLAAHAYWSQQQAKQQFKHQQAGTCLLI; translated from the exons ATGGTGTTGCAGAAGAGATTAGATTACGGATTCAATGGCTATCAGGTTCCTCCCATGCCCCGAGCTACTAGATCAGCTAGG AGGAGGGGTTCCTTTAAGAAGAAACATGAAGGGAATCAGATGTGTGCATTTGACTTATTAGCCATTGTAGCAGGAAAGTTATTGCTTGATAAAGAAAGTGCTCCCAGTTCTAGTGATACATCAGCGGACGAAGATCAGCGTGCAGTTATTAATAGTGCTGTAAAAAATGAATGGCAGGATgaagaaaaatctttgaaagTAGAAGCTTGCAATCAGGGAAGTGCTGACAAGAACATCTATGTTTCTGATCTATCACACGTTCATCAACAAGGTTGCAGTTCCAAAGAATCTCTGGTCACCCAGAATGACCTCAATTTAGGATTAGCTTCTGCACTAACAAAGCCTGATTGTGCAGAGAGGTCCAATGCTGAGAGGTTTGGGAATGGCCAAAGCAAGTGTGAAATAGGAACTCTTGCCAGCAAAGTAGAGGGAGGTTCCTCTGAGTACATAGAATTTGGTGACTGTAAATTAGAGGCTGAAACTAAAAGAGCAGTGAAAGATGAGCCTCATAAGTCTGGGATGGTGCAAAGTAGCACTGTGGCCAATATATGCAATTTAGAGGACCCCGTGGTCCTGGATGCAAAACCTCCTGCACTAGTCAGTTCAGATAGTAGTGCCAAGGTGCCTCTGTGTGGGAACCATATTCCCAATAGTTCTTATCCCACAAATCAGGATGATGTAAATGTAGTTATTAGAGATGATGACGAAAACTCCTCTGGGTGTACTCACCCTATCACCACAAAAAAGTTCTTTAGGCCAGCACCACGGATTGGGGATCGAAGAATAAGGAAAATTTTGGCTTCTAAATATTGGAAAGTAGCTCCAAGGTTGAAGGATGCTACAGTTTCCAACTCTG ATAGGGATTTGAAGCCTGTTTTCCGCAAGAGGCAGAACTGTTACAGGCATCAAAGGTCTGAAAGGATATATCCTTTCAAAAAGAGGAAGCACTTTGCCTATAGTTCACCATCAAATTCTGATGGAGGAATGGGTTGTGAGTTTGTTTCTGATTCATCTCAAAAGGGCAGCAATGAAGATGCTTCTGTCTCCTGTTCAAGAATGCGTGGAG tGAAGCTCAGGATCAAGTCTATCAGTGTGCCAGAGCTTCTAATTGAGATTCCAGAAAGTTCAACTGTTGGTTCATTGAAG AGGACTGTCATGGAGGCTGTGACTGCTATACTTGGTAGTGGATTACGTGTTGGTGTACTTCTTCAAGGAAAGAAGGTTAGGGAGGACAATAAAACTTTACAGCAGACTGGGATTTCTCGCAATAACAAGTTGGATGCTTTGGGTTTTTGCTTGGAGCCTAATCCTTCACAAATGCCCCCTTCTCTGTGCCCTGGAGATTCtcccttttttcttcaatgTGACACACCACAGCCTATACTCAG GTATCCTCACACTACCGGTGTGGTACATCAGGGCATTTGTGCTGTTCCTGAGCCTCATGTGAACAATTTAGGGAATTATATTGAGAGTGACCATGACTCAGCACCCTCTCCTACTGACACTTCAATGGACAAAAGCACTAATTCAAAAGCGCTGGTTGCAGTACCAGCAATGAATGTAGAGGCGCTAGCTGTGATTCCGGCACATCGGAAATCCAAACGATCTGAGATGGCGCAGCGCCGAATTCGTCGACCTTTCTCTGTTACTGAAGTTGAAGCATTGGTTCAAGCAGTTGAGAAACTTGGAACGGGAAG ATGGCGTGATGTTAAACTGCGAGCCTTTGATAATGCAAAGCATCGGACATACGTGGATTTGAAg GATAAATGGAAAACACTGGTGCACACGGCAAGAATATCTCCTCAGCAAAGGAGGGGAGAGCCTGTCCCCCAGGAGCTCTTAGACAGGGTCCTAGCTGCGCATGCTTACTGGTCCCAGCAGCAAGCCAAGCAACAGTTCAAACACCAGCAGGCAGGGACTTGCCTTCTCATCTGA